The proteins below are encoded in one region of Taeniopygia guttata chromosome 15, bTaeGut7.mat, whole genome shotgun sequence:
- the SUDS3 gene encoding sin3 histone deacetylase corepressor complex component SDS3, whose product MSAAGLVSAPPAAPPGPPAPAMAPAPDYYEEEELESAEEEDGERSARARDSDEDTEDASETDLAKHEEEDFVEMKEQMYQDKLASLKRQLQQLQEGTLQEYQKRMKKLDQQYKERIRNAELFLQLETDQVEKNYVKEKKAAAKEFEDKKIELKENLIAELEEKKKMIENEKLTMELTGDSMEVKPIMTRKLRRRPNDPVPIPDKRRKPAPAQLNYLLTDEQIMEDLRTLNKLKSPKRPASPSSPEHLPATPAESPAQRFEARIEDGKLYYDKRWYHKSQAIYLESKENTKISCVISSVGANEIWVRKTSDSTKMRIYLGQLQRGVFVIRRRSAT is encoded by the exons ATGAGCGCGGCCGGGCTCGTGTCCgcgccgcccgcagccccgccggggccgcccgccCCCGCCATGGCCCCCGCGCCCGACTACtacgaggaggaggagctggagagcgCCGAGGAGGAGGACGGCGAGCGGAGCGCCCGGGCCCGCGACTCCGACGAGG ATACTGAGGATGCCAGTGAAACAGACCTGGCAAAGCATGAGGAGGAGGACTTTGTAGAAATGAAAGAACA GATGTATCAGGACAAACTGGCATCTCTGAAGAGGCAGTTACAGCAATTGCAGGAAG GTACTCTTCAGGAATAtcagaaaaggatgaaaaagtTGGACCAGCAGTACAAAGAAAGGATACGAAATGCAG AActgttcctgcagctggaa ACAGATCAGGTGGAGAAAAATTAcgtgaaggaaaagaaagcagcagcaaaggagtTTGAAGATAAGAAAATTGAGCTTAAGGAAAACCTGATAGCGGAgttggaagagaaaaagaagatgaTTGAGAATGAAAAGTTAACCATGGAATTAACAGGAG ATTCAATGGAAGTGAAGCCTATTATGACGAGGAAACTGAGACGGAGACCAAATGATCCAGTTCCTATCCCAGACAAGAGGAGGAAACCTGCCCCTG CTCAGCTAAATTATTTGTTGACTGATGAGCAAATAATGGAGGACCTAAGAACGCTGAATAAG CTTAAATCACCCAAGAGACCAG cctccccctcctctcccgAGCACCTCCCAGCTACACCAGCAGAGTCTCCAGCACAGCGATTTGAAGCTCGGATAGAAGATGGCAAACTCTACTATGACAAGAGATG gtACCACAAGAGCCAAGCTATTTACCTGGAGTCTAAGGAGAACACGAAGATCAGCTGTGTGATCAGTTCTGTGGGTGCCAACGAG ATCTGGGTGAGGAAAACCAGCGACAGCACCAAGATGAGGATCTacctggggcagctgcagcggGGCGTGTTCGTGATCCGCCGGCGCTCGGCCACCTGA